The proteins below are encoded in one region of Microbispora sp. NBC_01189:
- a CDS encoding Uma2 family endonuclease gives MTIEFDQHGTMDPWTRDDTRDLPEGFRYEIEDGNLLVMNSPAPEHQYVAYRLMRLLNDAAEDAGLDLITIGPVDVNVPGPLPGYRSPDLVTVPGKLAEGGYDLLKGQDILIATEITGRDAITRDMITKRQVYASIGIPFYWVVRLDQPEPRLIVFELAAGEYRQRHDVRMGEPVTLDEPFRVTIDPGALLRRRPG, from the coding sequence ATGACGATCGAGTTCGACCAGCACGGGACGATGGACCCGTGGACCCGGGACGACACGCGCGACCTGCCGGAAGGATTCCGGTACGAGATCGAGGACGGGAACCTCCTGGTCATGAACTCCCCCGCACCCGAGCACCAGTACGTCGCCTATCGGCTCATGCGCCTACTGAATGATGCGGCCGAGGACGCCGGGCTGGATCTGATCACCATCGGGCCGGTCGACGTCAACGTCCCGGGCCCGCTGCCCGGCTACCGCAGCCCCGATCTCGTCACCGTGCCGGGCAAGCTGGCCGAGGGCGGCTATGACCTGCTCAAGGGGCAGGACATCCTGATCGCCACCGAGATCACCGGCAGGGACGCGATCACTCGCGACATGATCACCAAGCGTCAGGTCTACGCGAGCATCGGCATCCCGTTCTACTGGGTGGTCCGTCTCGATCAGCCGGAGCCGCGCCTCATCGTCTTCGAGCTCGCCGCGGGCGAATATCGCCAGCGTCACGACGTCCGGATGGGGGAGCCGGTGACGCTCGACGAGCCGTTCCGGGTGACGATCGACCCTGGGGCGCTGCTCCGCCGCCGTCCGGGCTGA
- a CDS encoding LytTR family DNA-binding domain-containing protein has protein sequence MSGLRVLAVDDEQPALEDVAYLLRADPRIGEVLTARDGAAALKLLDRAIADGRPVDAVFLDIRMRGLDGVVLGRLLTQFTRPPKIVFVTAYDDHAVDAFELKAEDYLLKPVRPERLAEAIRRVCGSRAEPGEGPQADTIPVELGGVTRFVASTEVRYVEAQGDYARLHTATGSHLVRIPLATLEERWAPAGFLRVHRSHLVAVRHIDELHIDSGKCVVRVGDTEIPVSRRHTRELRDLLVRRARKGQGR, from the coding sequence GTGAGCGGCCTGCGGGTCCTGGCGGTGGACGACGAGCAGCCCGCGCTGGAGGACGTCGCCTACCTGCTCAGAGCGGACCCCCGCATCGGCGAGGTGCTGACCGCCCGCGACGGCGCCGCGGCGCTCAAGCTGCTCGACCGCGCCATCGCGGACGGCAGGCCGGTGGACGCGGTGTTCCTCGACATCCGGATGCGCGGGCTGGACGGCGTGGTGCTGGGCCGGCTGCTGACCCAGTTCACCCGCCCGCCGAAGATCGTGTTCGTCACGGCGTACGACGACCACGCCGTGGACGCCTTCGAGCTCAAGGCCGAGGACTACCTGCTCAAACCCGTACGGCCGGAGCGGCTCGCAGAGGCGATCCGCCGGGTCTGCGGCAGCCGCGCCGAGCCGGGGGAGGGGCCGCAGGCCGACACCATCCCGGTCGAGCTGGGCGGAGTGACCCGGTTCGTGGCCAGCACCGAGGTGCGGTACGTCGAGGCGCAGGGCGACTACGCGCGGCTGCACACCGCGACCGGCAGCCACCTGGTCCGCATCCCGCTGGCGACGCTGGAGGAGCGCTGGGCGCCGGCCGGGTTCCTGCGGGTGCACCGCAGCCATCTCGTCGCGGTCAGGCACATCGACGAACTGCACATCGACTCGGGCAAGTGCGTGGTGCGCGTGGGGGACACCGAGATCCCGGTGAGCCGGCGGCACACGCGGGAGTTACGCGACCTGCTCGTCCGCCGGGCGCGCAAGGGCCAGGGCCGGTGA